The Doryrhamphus excisus isolate RoL2022-K1 chromosome 1, RoL_Dexc_1.0, whole genome shotgun sequence genome includes a window with the following:
- the LOC131138578 gene encoding gap junction Cx32.2 protein-like, whose translation MGDNWGFLSTLLDKVQSHSTVIGKIWMTVLFLFRIMVLGAGAESVWGDEQSDFICNTQQPGCENVCYDWTFPISHIRFWVLQIIFVSTPTLVYLGHAVHVIHQEKKLREQLASPGGPRRFKSPKYTDEKGNVKVKGKLLGSYLTQLVFKILIEAAFITGQYYLYGFIMVPMFPCSRAPCPFTVQCYMSRPTEKTIFIIFMLAVACISLLLNVVEVFYLLCTRCKSRSRGRTYTPAQIPVDLPPPRWPGTDVALQQNKKNLELETSHSIGGSLDGAKEENPLVGGEQSAGLQTPTLVHHKRTLKMGEWGFLASLLDKVQSHSTVIGKVWLSVLFIFRIMILGAGAEKVWGDEQSKMICNTKQPGCKNVCYDHAFPISHIRFWVLQIIFVSTPTLIYLGHVMHVIHKENKLREVMRSPGGSPSKLPKYSDEKGQVKIKGDLLGNYMTSIFFRIVLEMAFIVGQYYLYGFIMDPRIECSREPCPFTVECYMSRPTEKTIFIIFMLVMSCVSVLLNVMEIFYLACSRSARRRAKMGALALAPLNGERYTKA comes from the exons ATGGGAGACAACTGGGGGTTCTTGTCAACCTTACTGGACAAGGTCCAGTCCCACTCGACAGTGATCGGAAAGATCTGGATGACGGTGCTCTTCCTGTTCCGGATCATGGTCCTGGGTGCCGGCGCCGAGAGCGTGTGGGGCGACGAGCAGTCGGACTTCATCTGCAACACCCAGCAGCCCGGTTGCGAGAACGTGTGCTACGACTGGACCTTCCCCATCTCGCACATCCGCTTCTGGGTCCTCCAGATCATCTTCGTGTCCACGCCCACGCTGGTGTACCTGGGCCACGCCGTGCACGTCATCCACCAGGAGAAGAAGCTGAGGGAGCAGCTGGCCAGCCCCGGGGGGCCACGCCGCTTCAAGTCGCCCAAGTACACGGACGAGAAAGGCAACGTGAAGGTGAAGGGGAAGCTTCTGGGAAGCTACCTGACCCAGCTGGTCTTCAAGATCCTCATCGAGGCCGCCTTCATCACGGGCCAGTACTACTTGTACGGCTTCATCATGGTGCCCATGTTCCCCTGCTCCAGGGCCCCGTGCCCCTTCACGGTGCAGTGCTACATGTCGCGTCCCACCGAGAAGACCATCTTCATTATCTTCATGCTGGCCGTGGCCTGCATCTCCCTGCTCCTCAACGTGGTGGAGGTCTTCTACCTCCTGTGCACCAGGTGCAAGTCCAGGTCTCGCGGCCGCACGTACACCCCCGCCCAGATCCCGGTCGATCTTCCACCACCCAGGTGGCCCGGCACCGACGTAGCCCTCCAGCAGAACAAGAAGAACTTGGAGCTGGAGACCAGCCACAGCATTGGAGGAAGTCTGGACGGCGCCAAGGAGGAGAACCCCCTGGTTGGCG GAGAACAATCAGCTGGACTGCAAACACCAACGCTGGTCCACCACAAG CGCACGTTGAAGATGGGCGAGTGGGGCTTTTTGGCGTCCCTGCTGGACAAAGTGCAGTCGCACTCCACCGTCATCGGGAAGGTGTGGCTCAGCGTTCTCTTCATCTTCCGGATCATGATCTTGGGAGCTGGCGCCGAGAAG GTTTGGGGTGACGAGCAGTCCAAGATGATCTGCAACACCAAGCAGCCGGGCTGCAAGAACGTGTGCTACGACCACGCCTTCCCCATCTCCCACATCCGCTTCTGGGTGCTCCAGATCATCTTCGTGTCCACGCCCACGCTCATCTACCTGGGCCACGTCATGCACGTCATCCACAAGGAGAACAAGCTGAGGGAGGTGATGAGGAGCCCCGGCGGCAGCCCCAGCAAACTCCCCAAGTACTCGGACGAGAAGGGTCAGGTGAAGATCAAGGGCGACCTGTTGGGGAACTACATGACCTCCATCTTCTTCCGCATCGTGCTGGAGATGGCCTTCATTGTGGGCCAGTACTACCTGTACGGCTTCATCATGGACCCCAGGATCGAGTGCTCCAGGGAGCCGTGCCCCTTCACCGTGGAGTGCTACATGTCGCGGCCCACCGAGAAGAcgatcttcatcatcttcatgcTGGTCATGTCCTGTGTCTCTGTGCTGCTCAACGTGATGGAGATCTTCTACTTGGCCTGTTCGCGCAGTGCCAGACGGAGGGCCAAGATGGgcgccctggccctggcccccCTGAACGGCGAGCGTTACACCAAAGCTTGA
- the LOC131115288 gene encoding gap junction Cx32.7 protein-like, whose product MGEWDLLGRLLDKVQSHSTVIGKVWLTVLFVFRILVLTTGAERVWGDEQSDFVCNTRQPGCENVCYDLAFPISHVRFWALQIIAVATPTLVYLGYVLHVIHIEKKVKDKMKKQAELDDQAMLFLRRSYKIPKYTKSGGKVNIRGRLLRSYILHLVAKIGLEVLFILGQYFLYGFTLDPRYVCSRSPCPHQVDCFLSRPTEKSLIIWFMLAAALLSLALSVVELLHLCGKAAKECMTRRRDYTVTPVTPPASHRKAYALKDEVIQNRVNLELEGRKFGVAGGVKELAGKMLPGNTGEVHI is encoded by the exons ATGGGTGAATGGGATCTCCTGGGCCGCCTGCTGGACAAAGTGCAGAGCCACTCTACGGTGATCGGAAAAGTCTGGCTGACGGTTCTGTTTGTCTTCCGCATTCTGGTCCTGACCACCGGTGCCGAGAGG GTTTGGGGCGACGAGCAGTCCGACTTTGTTTGCAACACCAGGCAGCCCGGTTGTGAGAACGTCTGCTACGACTTGGCCTTTCCCATCTCCCACGTGCGCTTTTGGGCCCTGCAGATtatcgccgtggccacgcccactctTGTGTACCTCGGCTACGTCCTCCACGTCATCCACATCGAGAAGAAG GTGAAGGACAAGATGAAGAAGCAGGCAGAGCTGGATGATCAGGCCATGTTGTTCCTGAGGCGGAGCTACAAAATCCCCAAGTACACGAAGAGCGGCGGCAAGGTGAACATCCGCGGCCGCCTCCTTCGCAGCTACATCCTCCACCTGGTGGCCAAGATAGGCCTGGAGGTCTTGTTCATCTTGGGCCAGTACTTCCTGTACGGCTTCACCCTGGACCCCCGCTACGTGTGCTCCCGCTCACCGTGCCCCCACCAGGTGGACTGCTTCCTGTCCCGCCCCACCGAGAAGTCGCTCATCATCTGGTTCATGCTGGCGGCGGCGCTGCTATCACTGGCGCTCAGCGTGGTGGAGCTGCTCCACCTGTGCGGCAAGGCCGCCAAGGAGTGCATGACCAGGAGGCGGGACTACACCGTCACGCCCGTCACACCCCCGGCCTCGCACAGGAAGGCCTACGCGCTCAAGGACGAAGTGATCCAGAACCGTGTCAACCTGGAGCTGGAGGGACGCAAGTTTGGCGTCGCTGGCGGAGTTAAAGAGCTGGCTGGAAAAATGTTGCCTGGCAACACGGGGGAGGTGCATATCTGA
- the hsdl1 gene encoding inactive hydroxysteroid dehydrogenase-like protein 1, with product MAAVDSFHLLYREISRSCGFYFETLAVVGALYTASRAVILLRDCCVLVRVHFLPRMIPSRKLTQRYGDWAVIYGASEPVAQAYAEELARQGLSIIFVSQDLTAIGDFARHLSQIYSVEILLVCADLCWDASAGKSIKEALRGKDVGFLVNCVDELCTSPQSLIEMPEQRLMDVVARNLAAATLLTRLVLPGMVERSKGAVVNISSGACCRPLPGRVTLTASTGYLDHFSRALHVEYGGRGIFAQSLIPFQIASSKRQPASSTEGWFAPTPEVYARHAISTLGVSNRTTGYWPHTLQYGLMRCIPEWIWVLGSRMFIGWS from the exons ATGGCGGCGGTGGACAGCTTCCACTTGCTGTACAGGGAAATTTCCCGATCGTGCGGTTTTTACTTTGAGACACTGGCTGTGGTGGGTGCTCTGTACACGGCCAGCAGGGCTGTCATCCTGCTCCGGGACTGCTGCGTGTTGGTCAGGGTGCATTTCCTACCTAGGATGATCCCAAGTAGGAAGCTTACCCAAAGATATGGCGATTGGGCTGTCATTTACG GTGCATCCGAGCCTGTGGCCCAGGCCTATGCGGAGGAGCTGGCCAGGCAGGGCCTCAGCATCATTTTTGTCTCCCAGGACCTTACTGCCATCGGAGACTTTGCCAGACATCTCTCCCAGATCTACAGCGTGGAAATCCTCCTCGTCTGCGCCGACCTCTGCTGGGACGCGTCGGCCGGCAAGTCCATCAAAGAAGCTCTGAGGGGTAAAGACGTCGGTTTCCTGGTCAACTGTGTGGACGAGTTGTGCACTTCGCCCCAGAGCCTGATTGAGATGCCTGAACAGAGACTGATGGACGTGGTGGCGAGGAACCTGGCGGCCGCCACGCTGCTGACCCGCTTGGTGCTGCCGGGCATGGTGGAGCGCAGTAAAGGAGCTGTGGTCAATATCTCCTCCGGCGCTTGCTGCCGGCCGCTACCTGGAAGAGTGACGCTCACCGCCTCCACT GGGTACTTGGATCATTTCTCCCGAGCTCTCCATGTGGAGTACGGCGGCCGAGGGATCTTTGCTCAAAGTCTGATTCCATTCCAG ATCGCCTCCAGTAAGCGTCAGCCGGCATCGTCCACGGAGGGCTGGTTCGCGCCAACGCCGGAGGTCTACGCTCGCCACGCCATCTCCACCCTGGGCGTGTCCAACAGAACCACAGGCTATTGGCCGCACACGCTGCAG TATGGGCTCATGAGGTGCATCCCAGAGTGGATTTGGGTTCTGGGGTCACGAATGTTCATCGGTTGGAGTTAA